TTATTTATGAAAGTGCGGTCAAATTTTTAACCATTTTTATTTAGCCATTTTTATTTTTAGTGGCTTTGTAAAGTTCCATCGCTTCTGGTAATAAGCGTTGTAAGTTTTCTTGGCGGGATTCATCACTCGGGTGAGTAGAAGCTAACACATCAAGTGCACCTTTAGAACCACCAGAGGCTTTTGCCATTTTTTGCCATAAACCTGGGGCAACTTCAGGATTGTAACCTGAGCGAGCCATTAGCATTAATCCAACTTCATCCGCTTCAGTTTCTGCGCTACGAGAGTAAGGTTTATCTAAAGCAAAGTCTTTGGTTAAACCTACTGCTAATTCACTTGCACTTGAACCGATAACAGTAGAAAGGGCGGCATGACCTAAACTTGCTGCAATATTAGTAGCCATACCAAAATTCACTTTCGCTTTACCGTGTTCTTTTAAAGCGTGTGCCATTTCGTGACCCATTACAACAGCAATTTCATTATCGTTTAACTGTAAGGTATCCACTAAACCTGTGTAGAATGCCATTTTACCGCCTGGCATTGCCCAAGCATTCAGTTCTTTTGATTTAATGACATTGATTTGCCAGTTAAATTGTTGTCCAGTTTCATTCGCTTGGTCTGCATAAGGCACCATTTTATTAAACACTGCATGAACACGTTTTGCAGTTTTTGATGAAGTATCAATTACACCATGTGCACGCATATTACCCATTTCTTGGGTATAGCTACTTGCAGCTTGTTGATTGATAGAGGCAGAGTCAGCACACGAAGTTAATACAACACCCGCTAACGCAGCAAAAGCAAAGCTTTTAAGTTGTTTTTTCATAAATTATCCTTTTGTTGAGATGGCTGATTATATGAATTTATTGCGTTTTGTCGATATAAAAAGATTGTCTTTTTATTTTGTACTACTATAATAGTGCAAATTTTTATTTTAGGACTTAACGATGACAATAAAAAAATCTCCTTCTTTATTAGGCGGCGCCATGATTATTGCGGGTACCGCGATTGGTGCTGGTATGCTCGCTAATCCAACTTCGACGGCGGGTGTATGGTTTATCGGCTCTATTCTGGCTTTGGTTTACACTTGGTTCTGTATGACCACATCAGGTTTGATGATCTTAGAAGCCAACTTACATTATCCTACCGGCTCAAGCTTTGACACCATCGTGAAAGATTTGTTAGGAAAAGGTTGGAATATTATCAATGGTCTTTCCGTTGCTTTCGTGTTGTATATTTTAACTTATGCCTATATCACCTCTGGCGGCGGTATTACACAAAACTTGCTCAATCAAGCCTTT
The sequence above is a segment of the Haemophilus parainfluenzae genome. Coding sequences within it:
- a CDS encoding M48 family metallopeptidase, with translation MKKQLKSFAFAALAGVVLTSCADSASINQQAASSYTQEMGNMRAHGVIDTSSKTAKRVHAVFNKMVPYADQANETGQQFNWQINVIKSKELNAWAMPGGKMAFYTGLVDTLQLNDNEIAVVMGHEMAHALKEHGKAKVNFGMATNIAASLGHAALSTVIGSSASELAVGLTKDFALDKPYSRSAETEADEVGLMLMARSGYNPEVAPGLWQKMAKASGGSKGALDVLASTHPSDESRQENLQRLLPEAMELYKATKNKNG